The nucleotide window GTGTGGGTAATGGGTTTCGATGTTGGTGTATGAAGAGGGAAGATGTGTTGAATAAACTCAACATgtcgtgagtggtataatttATTGGTGTTAGGGTCAAAGCATTTATAGGCGGATTTTGAGGAGGAATAACCAAGAAAAATGCATGATGCGGATCGTGGTTGTAATTTGGAGGTGGTATAAGGACATAGCCATGGGTAGCAAAGGCATCCAAATGGTTTAAGTTTGGAATAAGTGGGAGTGACATTGAATAACATTTCATAAGGTGATTTGTTGTTCAAGATTGTTGTGGGTAGGCGGTTGATGAGATAGGTAGCGGCTTGGAACGCATGAGACAAAATGAGGATGGAAGATGGGCATAGTGAAGTAAAGCAAGGCCGGTTTCGACTACGTGTCGGTGACGACGTTTAGCTACACCGTTTTGCTCAGGTGTGTGAGGAGGTGTAGTGTAATGAGATATTCCATGAGTGGAGAGAAAAGACTTGAGTCCAATATATTCGCTGCCATTATCCGTGAAAAGCGAAATAATGGACGTTTGAAAATATTTTTCGACGAGCGACTTGAATTGTGGAAAAATTGTTGCAACATCGAATTTTCTTTTAATTGGAAATAGccaaatatattttgaaaaataatCAACAAAGATTACATAGTATTTGTAACCGTCAAGGGATGCGTGGACGGGTCCCCATACATCTGAGTATAGAAGTTGTAACGGTTTGTTAGCAACAAATGAGTTTTTACCAAAAGGTATTTTGTGACTTTTATTTGATGATCAGGAATTGCAATGGAAAGACTCGGTGGACTCTTTATTAAACTTAAGTCCTAATGTAGACATTATAGACTTGAAGACTTGGAACGAAGGATGTCCAAGGATGTCGTGCCACGCGAGTAAAGATCCTGTTGAGGTTGTGTTGATTTGAGGAGAGGTTGTGGTTGGTCCGTAATAAACATTATTGACGTTAATGCCCCGCATGAGAGGCACCCCCGTGCATAGATCCTTAACCAAGAAATAAGAAGGAAAAAATTCAACAGAAACTCGGTTAGTACGACAAACTTTAGCAACGGAAATTAGATTATTACGAAGATTAGGAGCAATTAAAATATTGTCTAAGAAAAGTGGTCGTGAGTTTGTGGGAAGAATTTGTTGGCCAATATGTGTAATGGGAAATGATGTACCGTTACCCAAAACAATCTCGTCCGGACCACCGTATTCGGAAAGAACATGCACGGAGTTGCAACCGTTACCGGCGTGGTCGTTAGCGCCAGTGTCCCACATCCAAGAGTTCGAACCCGCCTGTGGAGAGGTGTGGTTCACAGTAGGGGTTGTTGTAGAGGAAGTGTTGGTGGTTACTTGGTGTTCACGAAGGAATCTTCCAAGTTTTCGACATTCCTTGGTTTCGTGTCCGGGTATGTTGTAGTAGTGGCAGAATAGGTTGGACCGATTAGTGCGGTTATTTGGTTGTGAAAATGTTGGTTTGGATGACCATGAGGAGGAACGATTGAGTGAGGGTTGGGTGAAGGCTGATGAGCGTCGAGAGTTCCGATTGTAGGGTCGGTTTTGGTTGTTTCGGTGGGTGTAGTTGACAGTGGAAAGAGTAGAAGCCATGGATATGGGTAGGGAAGAACGGGAAAAACGGACGCAGGATcgaagaaagaaaaaaaaggaagGGCTCGAAGGAGCTAATTGGCTCTAGATACCATATGAAGAAATGGACAAAAGAATTGTTTGTATTACTAACTTGAATGTTTTACAAAGTGAATCTACAAACTATATATACACAAGAAGATGAGCATTTACAGGAGGGGATTATGCTCTATACAATAATTACTATTAACCAATATTGAAGGTAATAAAGTGTTGATTTGGTAGGAGAGAATTATGGAATTCTCATTATTGTGAGGAGATATTATGGGTCTCCTTGATAGCTGATTTTAGTGTCATCAAGTCGTTCTAGTTAAATAGGATTTTCTTAAGAACAAAGTAAAATCCGACTAAACGCTGACATGAGTTACGATGTGTGGAGTGCAAACTCATTGAAAACCATTATAATTTTTGAAACGAAGAAACCTCGCCCCTGACATGGGTGTCTGATACTGAGTGACACCCATAGTGAGTGAAAACTTGATTTACCTAGTCGAAAGCTTCTTGAACTAGTTTTGGATCTACATGGTTGATGGAAAGTTGCATGAGAAATGATCATCAGTAGTCGATTCATCAACACAACTTGATTGATCAATGGTAACAACTTGATGCGCAGTTACAACGTGACGCAAATGTACTGCAATCTATAACAACTAGGCTGATCAACAACAACTTGAATGATAGATCTATCTGCACTTCTAGTTTTTTAAGTTTATTCTACATAGATTTTAACTTTAAAATTTGAAGGAAAATAAACGTGTCTTGATTCTTAAagacattatatatatatatggaacccattaagtggAAGTTAGTTTTGAAATCAATATCATCCGTTCGATTatgctgagattaaatctcagccaCTTAAACTCACTTTTTTAACCAATGTCTCGACGATTCCCAGCAATTAACAGCAGTTCCCACCGTCCCCCTTTTTCTCCCCACGTTTGTCAACCTCCCAGTTTTCCTCCCACGTCGCCTAGGGTAACCGCTGCATCCAGTATATATAATTCTGCGGTCACACCTTTTTGAGACAGTTTCACAACGTGGTTCCCATTGTTGCTCTGCTTAGAGGTTTTCTTCTTCCTTCCATAAGGTGTGGAATGTTCGAAAGTAGACAGAAATTTAGCCACGGAGATCTGGCGTTGATTTGGTTGCAAGCAATTGTTCCAAGATTTTGGATGCCTTGAAATCGAGATGGAAGTCCAGATTATCGAGGATTTTGGGTACACTTTCATACATGATTcccttctttttctttctttgcaCTCGCTTACACATACCTAACCCTAGCCTCTGAACTGTAAGTCACACAATTTTCATCTATGTCTTGCTAATTTGATTTCAATTTCACATTTTTATTCCTGATTTGATCTCAACTTCACTTCGGTATTGTTAAATTTTATCTCAATTCACTTTGGTATTGCTAAGTTGATCTTAATTTCTCGTCTGTATTGTTAATTCGATCTCAGTTTCACCCTCATGTTACAATTACTATTACTAGCTGAAGACAAGAAGGGTGTCACGTTAGTTGCTAAGGACGAGAAGATTGCCACGTTAGTTGCTGAGGAAGATAATATTGGTAAATTTGTTGGTTGATTCTGAATTGATTTTACTAAAATTGATGATGAATGTTAAAATTAGGTGAAACCTATTTACATTGATTTTGTTGCTTGAGTTCTAATTACTACAACCCACTTTTTCTGTATTGATTGATGATGAATCTTTTTTGAGGTTATCAAGTTCCCGTAGTCTGGTAACATGCGGTTCATTAAAGGTATTAacgttgtttttgcattaaagttCACAAATTTTATGTTAGTGTGtgtatatgtaaatatatattacCTCTTCATTAACTagccttttctttttctttagggATTGACAATCAAAGTTACAAGTCAAACGAGTCCATTGCTTCAGTTTCCCCCAAATTCTTCCAAATTTCTCTGTACATATCCGCAAATTCAATGGTAAACGGTTCAATTTCTCATTTTTTTCACAAAATCTTTTGTTTATACGACTGTTAGTTGATATTCGAGTGCTATTACACTGCAGATCAGTTGAAATTAGCGAATTAAGATGGAAAATGGCGTAAGGTTTGATGACGGAAGCAATTTGACGGAACGGTTAGCGAATTTGAGTGTTGGTGATGGTGTTAATGGCTGTAGAAGTGACGTGGATAATATTAATGGCGTGAATAAGAGCGATGGATTGTTTCAGGTTATGAAAGCGGTTGAAGCTGCTGAAGCGACTATTAAACAAcaggtgtttttatttttatttgcttTGTTGTGGTAGATCATTGGTTTgagttatatatttattataataatgatgataattaTTTATCGCCTCATGATATATGATTATGTAACGAGAACCATGAAATGGTAGTTTTATTATTGCTTTGTTGTTTGATGATCTTTACTTGAAAAATGTTGTTTTAAGTGAGACATGATTATTGGGGTGTTACATGACTCTTCTTGTGTATAGAAGCCCAACCAACATGGTATTGTCTTTCTTGTGTGGATCATATTATACAAAACGAAGAATCAGTGATTAAATTATAAGCCTAATTGTTTCTTGATTGGCTTAGACGCTTAGTCTTTCATAAACCTTTGATGGGAAAAGAAGACTACATAAGGCTTAGAGCCCTAAGTCCATCCTCCGCGTTGAACTCGTGCGTGCCCGCACGTcatgcggacacgaatgcagctccgaaaacccgggcTCGCGTGAGGCAGTTTTTGCACCGAACGctcgtttttttttgttttctgctTGTGTGCTGCGCCTCAGCACTGTTTTTTGCGCTTTTTTGCGCCTCAGCaccgttttttcaaaaaaaaaccccATTTTTGCGCCAAGGCTACCACCAGACGCTATAGGTGCGCCTAGACGCGTgctttttgcgcttttgacaacataggatGGAAGTTAAAAAGTATTTGTGAGAAAGTACAAATTTCCCAACAGTTAAGTAACTTAAATGATATGAGAGGAAAACTTAGTCATTTTGCTAGTCAACAAAATTCCTTGTAACACTATCACTATGCACTTTGGTAATATCATTTATCTTATTGATTTGTTAATTGTTCTCACCCTTACCTTCTGGCTCCGACTCATATTTTCATCATGTTTTATTTCTCATCAGATGGAAGAGAATCAAAGGCTGAGGTCTGAGCTTCAAAAGAGGGACCAGGAACTCGAAGACTATGTACGTGTTCTCTCTTTTCTTTTAGCATGCAGCCTCATTATCTTTTGCcagttgtattttttttaatattaaggTCGACTTCTTTATATTGTAACACAACACTATCAAAGCTATCAAATTTATGATATACATTTTTCATCACACATTAGTTGGTAATTAAGTCATGTTTGAATTAGAATCCAGATTTGTGAACTTGTAATTGCGACTTATTAGTAATTAAATGCCATTATTCTATTTTCTAGGAACTTTAAGCCTTTAAGGACATAATTTCCTGTTACCGTTGCTATGCGTATTGACGTCATGCCTTGTCATTAGATTGAACTTATGATTGTCATGGGTGTGACCTTGAGGCTTGAGCTTTAataatttgaataggaaaatgAGCCTACAGTTACCTTTCTTTATTTTTTCTTACCGGTATTATTACCATTATTAGTTGTATCCGCAGTTCAATGTGTCTGGACATGGGCTTGTGTCAACTTCTGAGGTACCAAATGCTGACATCCCCTTAAACCATCTATTtagtactgttttttttttttaagtttaaaaaaaaaactcttttaGTTATAAAGTATGTCCGCAATATATATTTACAAAGGTTGTAATTGACACTCGAGATCAGGAGCAAGAGATTTTACTGTTGAGAAAGCGTGTTGCTGACTATTTGTTTGTCTACAAGTAATTAGTGTCCCGATTGGATCACTAAGATTATATTATTTCAACATTAATATAATTTTTGAATAAATTATATAGGATAATTTTACATTAGAATTACAGTTTGCTTAGTGATTGACCCAGCTGACCTTTCTCAACGATGCTTCTGATGTGTACATTCATAATTGTGGTGATGTGGGTTGCAGTATAGTGCATTTTTTTGCGTTGCAATTCTGAAGTGTTTTTTTTCCCTTGGGGTAGTCGTACCTGTCTAATCAAGTAAGTAATCAGATTTGGAGGCTTGGATAGTGTTGTAACCTTCAAGCATGTTGTAAATGAACATTTCAGTTGGTCTCAGAGATGTTTTGGGTCAACACGGTTATAAggtttgattggatgatcgttgATCCACTATTAGGCAATGTCATGATTGGAGTATGGAGTTCAACCGTTACCATCAGAGAAAGAGATTCACTCAAAATGAGAATGGTAGGTAGGTCTGGTTGGATGATCGTTGATCCACCATTAGGCAATGTCATGATTTTAGTGAAGGTAGTTCCAACTTTTACTTAAATATTTACTCAGGAGAAGTGTAAAAGTAGTCAGTGCATATATTTTGTGCAACAAGAGGTAGCTGTGTAAGTATGGAATACATTTTCGCTTTTATACGAGGTTGGTTCTGTTTTATATAAGTTTTTTTGGGTTACCATATATTTTGATTTTTAGTAgctggtgtttttttttttttttttttttttgtggaaaAGGTGGAGTATTTGCTAATTATTAAAATCTCGATAATTTGTATAACAGGAAACTAAGCACTGTAAGTACTTGCTAATTGCATATAAACATAAACATATTAAATGGCGTCTATTAATGACAACAATAAATTAATTTtggttatattttattttaaacgAGTCACTTTGGGTTGTGTTCTATTTCAAACGGGTCAATTCGGGTTGCGTTTTACTTCAAACGGGTCAATTCGGGTTGCGTCTTATTTCAAACGGGTGTTATAAAAAAATTAGTTAAAAGGGGAATGGGTTGAGAGTCATAATGCATGCTTCTATCGTTAGTACATTAAAATACCCGTCCAACGGACGGGCATTAAACTAGTTTTTATGGTAAACACATAATAAGAACGAGTTTACATTCTAAACGAAAAAAAATTAGTCAACTACAAAAAATAGTTAATAATTCAAATTACATCATTACGAGTTGTTTTGAAATCCATAAAGTCCCGCGAGATCTTCTATTTTCTTGTttctctaggtttttccgaaggTGGCAGCAAgctttaaggggctgtttggtagcctcttaatgaccattcagatgctacctcttaatggtctaaaacctctgaatgaataagaggtaacctcaagtctgaatggttaagagatAACCTCtaaatggtaaatcatcacatgtcacattcttctaccttctcattggtaaaattgttaatggttccattaagaggttgcctcttaatgaccattcagaggctaccaaacagcccctaactctTTAAAaggagttaattgcccggatggtccccaTGGTTTCAtattttttcacgtttagtccctaTCTTTCAGAAATAGCAGGTATGTTCCCTATGGTTTATCATTTTGTTACCCAGACAGTTCCCTACCATTTACTCAGGGGACtgtccgagtaacaaaatgacaacccatagggagcatacctgctatttccaaactaactggcATCTACTacggggactatccgagtaacaaaataacaaaccatagagagcatacctgctattttcaaaaggtgaggactaaacgtgaaaaaacgtaaaaccacagaaaccatccgagcaattaactcctTTAAAAGATTAGAAAAGAAAAACTTCtgttcctttcttaacaaccaaattaaaagttttaaGTAAACTAAAAATTTCCTTtcacttttttattatttaaaataatgtCCATTATCTTTTCTTTTCATTATCTTAATTTGGCCCATTATTCTTCGAATCTCCCTGCATTACTGGAGCCATCCCCGTGCCAGGTGAATTGATCCTTTGAACGATGCACTTTTATtctaaataataattaaagtaatCTGATAAACATTTTGATGATCATTTTAAGAAAATTCTTTTTAATTAAAGAAATTATAGACTGTTTATTTTACTTATATGTttttttaagtgagacttgaatTCAAAATCTCAGACTTAGTGTTTTAAAAGGCTTTAGCTTGCCATGATAAAAGTATATATGTACAAACATACTTTGTgaaaactaaaacaaataaaactatGATTGCTTATGTATAACCACAAGTTTatgattaaaaaataaataaaatacatgaaaagaaaacaataaagcGGCACCGGTCACTAAAACATGAAAGTTgcataaagaaaaaaaataataataacttttTTTATTGCTAGTCTATTTTCATGTAACTTGGTTCTCTCCTGCaccatatatacacacacttggAGGGTGTCTGTGCGATGCGACACGGGTAATAATATGCATTGCGGTACTCGTTTCCGATAGTTTTTTTATTCGTATAATGTTTATTGTAGTATCACTGTGGTGGATATACATCATAAGCAAAATCATCGATAAGTCTATTTCAATATGGTGTGCGTGGTTCGGTCGGTTTGGCTATTATCCTCAACCGAAGCAGAAACCGAAGTCATCAGTTAGTCTATCTTATAGTCATTTAAAAATCGCGAGGGTAGTTAGTTTTTTATAAACTACTTATCTATAATTTGGTTAAAGATGAGGGAATAAAGTGTAACTAGGATGAAAGGATTAAAGTGTAATTATTATATGAAAGATTAGTTTATCCTTATTTTAGAGTTCTATATTATAAGTTATTAGCTTTTAAGTATCTTTTCTTATGTAAGTATAGATTAAATAAAGAAAAGTAATGTCTAAGGAGACACTTATGTAGTTGGATTATTCTCACTGCTTTCAGGGTGATTCTTCTCCATTGAGGTTTACAACCCCTCATGGGTTTCTTCATTGTTTTGCTACCAATGCGCTCTAAAAAATACCTGAGATCCTTTTTATTAGTTCTAAATGTGAAAAGATAATGTATATTAAAAGATCCGTACAACCATCATATGATCCTTGTTTATATATAACCCCATAGGTTCATTTATACTTTACACCAAATATtaaaaaatactttttttttgtttatgtttaaacCAGAACTCCCCTTTTAAGAGACATGTGTCTTTATTAAGTGAGGTAACCTCAAGTTGGATAGTTAATTACACACACATAGATAggtagatagatagatagatagatataaaAACTCTTCATGTGCGAAACGTACGATTGATTAATATAGGTTCCGTAATTATATTTACTTCGTGTGTAATTATGTCTACTTTACGCTTAATTATTTTACTTCATGCGCAATGATGCGTAATTAATATGCTTCATGCGTAATTATGTTTACTTCATGCCGTAGTTAACTTTGTACGCTTTGCACGTTAATTCCCCTTGCTACACTAACCAACCTATACACACATACATGAGAATTATATTTAACCCACTTGAATTGAGAAACTCATGAA belongs to Helianthus annuus cultivar XRQ/B chromosome 5, HanXRQr2.0-SUNRISE, whole genome shotgun sequence and includes:
- the LOC110942427 gene encoding uncharacterized protein LOC110942427 isoform X2 is translated as MENGVRFDDGSNLTERLANLSVGDGVNGCRSDVDNINGVNKSDGLFQVMKAVEAAEATIKQQMEENQRLRSELQKRDQELEDYFNVSGHGLVSTSELVSEMFWVNTVIRFDWMIVDPLLGNVMIGVWSSTVTIRERDSLKMRMVGRSGWMIVDPPLGNVMILVKVVPTFT
- the LOC110942427 gene encoding uncharacterized protein LOC110942427 isoform X1; the encoded protein is MENGVRFDDGSNLTERLANLSVGDGVNGCRSDVDNINGVNKSDGLFQVMKAVEAAEATIKQQMEENQRLRSELQKRDQELEDYLYPQFNVSGHGLVSTSELVSEMFWVNTVIRFDWMIVDPLLGNVMIGVWSSTVTIRERDSLKMRMVGRSGWMIVDPPLGNVMILVKVVPTFT
- the LOC110942427 gene encoding uncharacterized protein LOC110942427 isoform X4, whose product is MENGVRFDDGSNLTERLANLSVGDGVNGCRSDVDNINGVNKSDGLFQVMKAVEAAEATIKQQMEENQRLRSELQKRDQELEDYLYPQFNVSGHGLVSTSESYLSNQVSNQIWRLG
- the LOC110942427 gene encoding uncharacterized protein LOC110942427 isoform X5; this translates as MENGVRFDDGSNLTERLANLSVGDGVNGCRSDVDNINGVNKSDGLFQVMKAVEAAEATIKQQMEENQRLRSELQKRDQELEDYFNVSGHGLVSTSESYLSNQVSNQIWRLG
- the LOC110942427 gene encoding uncharacterized protein LOC110942427 isoform X3, whose amino-acid sequence is MENGVRFDDGSNLTERLANLSVGDGVNGCRSDVDNINGVNKSDGLFQVMKAVEAAEATIKQQMEENQRLRSELQKRDQELEDYLVSEMFWVNTVIRFDWMIVDPLLGNVMIGVWSSTVTIRERDSLKMRMVGRSGWMIVDPPLGNVMILVKVVPTFT